The Lytechinus variegatus isolate NC3 chromosome 1, Lvar_3.0, whole genome shotgun sequence nucleotide sequence AGTCAAACTCCTCAGTAAGACCTTTCTAATGATATTTATCTCTGATAGGAGTCCACATATTAAGATTAAAACCAAACATTCAAAATAGTAGGGTAAATAGTGTTATTACCATTttgcatttttcattattttttgaaatagtTTGCACATTAAAGGCTTTCTATATGTGAGTTAGTTAGCTTATGATGTCTTTGCCTTACCTTTTGTTGATTATTTTACTTTAGTATGAAAGCAATTGTTAtcttcttatttcatttgactctTCATCATTTTGTTCTCATGTTGCTGTTATTCGAGACAATCAACCTTTTCTCATCCAAGAGGAAAAATCTTTTCctaatatgaaaatgaattataataatgatgatctCACACATtataatatacaaattattTGTACGTTTGGGGAATCTGAACAGAAGttgcattttatatgtattattCTTGAGTCTTACAATATGGTTCTTTTTGGATGACATATATTATCTGTTTTGAACATGTTTTCCTGTAAAGAGGTCTGATTTGAATACCGGTAACTGTATTGTTGAATTACACATTCCgttatcaattttcatgattagTGTTTCAAATCTTTCTTGGGAGAGAACATCTGATAAGGTCCTTTCACTTTCTCCTGACCCACAGGCAAGCCGTAGTCGGGTGACCACTGATACCATGACCATGGTGAACTTTCTTCAAGCCAGTGGTGCTCCTGCTCATCCACTCTTCTCAGGGAGCAATGTGTTACAGGCAGAGCCAGTAGAGGAAGGGGCCTCTAAAGGAAGGGTCATTCATGTCAACACAGAACCATTAGAGTGGTGTATAGGGTAAggtcataataaaggaaatagaaatgtgaattttattaCATTGTATGAATGTACGTTATATCAGGAAAATTTCTCTGATCATTACcatgtgctgcactcaaaccAGGTGATGTAAAAAGGTGCCGGcgggaagtaattcctcaagaagctgtgAGCACCAAAATTGGTAGCCTAGCTTTCCTGGTGGGAAGTATAGCAGAACCTAACAAAATGGATATGTGTGCAATATTAATACCCtatattgttgttattgttgaaTATTTACTACTGTTTCCTTCCAACTCTCTTTTTTATAAGTAATTCTGTAAAGaaacaagccccccccccaaaaaaaaagaagtatatatatatatatcatactaGATTCCGCCGGAAAGGcgaattttaaaaatcttttttcaTTGTTCACAATTCTCCTAAACGCCCTCTACATTTGCCTATACGTCGAAATGTCTATTATGACGGAATAAACCCATTCATAGACTTCGCAGCCCTTACGTAGGTTGTAGGCATATATGGGTTTTGAggtctttttaatttttttttatgattataaaatttatctttatttgataaggaaattttcaaaaatgactgaaaatgaatattaattggAATTCCTAATAATAAACCCttttatgtaatcattaccTTTGATGTGCCATGCATAAGAAGGCAGCTGTACGAgtaaatcttaaaaaatatttgtgagaaaacaattttgtaatgatgataaaagatgttttgaattaattttatgGCATTCATGTGTAGTTAAATGAACAggaattattttactatttttttagcacttcatttgaaaaaaaaattaagtgactGTCTTAATTGCTCAGATGACTTATGAGTTTGTTGATTGAAATTATgttaaataattttgttttgtttgataatCCTTTTATATAAAGCATTTaacttccattctttatgtatttataaGGTACCAATGTCTCAACAATTCTGTTATTGTTTTGTAGATCTGGCCATATACCTGTAGTATCATCTATAGGAGAAACCTCTAGTTCTCAGTTAGTTAGTATCGATGCTTCCCACGCTACCGCAGAGATTGCTAAGGCTGTACAACCCATCAAGGTGCTTCTACTCAACAGGAAAGGTGGTTTACTCGATGGTAAAGGAGAGGTTAGTCATATCAATTATTTTAAGGTTGGTTTATTTGGTGTACCTCGGATACTGCATTACTGGTGGGtctttcataaagttgttcgtaagatacgaatgactttacgcacgactggtgatcctttcttgtgctaagtGATATCCCAATATTATAATTGATTTTataacctaagaacatgttccagttgtgcgtaactttacgaacagctttgtaGTAGATGATGCTAATGAGATATGTTGGGGCTATATAAACCTGTCATGGTGCTTCTCTCTATTCAAAGGAAATGGAGATATTGAAGATGGGGAATGTGACTGCAATTCTGGGATTAGAAGATGCAAGTTGAGGGATTCAGATGGAAATGTTGAATTTAGTTGATGACTTCTTAATTGTATCATCCATTCTGTTTGTGGCTTGAGATGATATCATCAAGGTATACTGATGCCATAGAATGATAACATAATGCTTTATATCACACTTCATCTCTCTCCCAGTCTTAATCACTTGTTTGAATTTCAGTGCCATCTTGTATTGTCTTGTCATGCAGGTCATCCCACAGGTTCATGTCCCAGCGGATGTAGAATCCCTTGTTGATGAGCCATGGTGCACTGATACCTGTCAGCACCGGATCCATGATATCTCCACCATGCTCCAAGCGCTTCCTTCCATGTCAAGTGTAGTTATTACTTCCCCTGAGAGCATCTTGGCTGAACTGTTCACGCACCATGGTAAGTCAAAGCTAATGAAAAGTCCaagtgttttttattattattctggaTGCTACACAGATGAACAGAAAAAATTGGTGCACAGGTCTGTAAAAGAAACTTTAAAATCTTTCCAGGTTTAAGTTGTCTATAAACATCACAAAAATCCCTGTCGAAACCGACCTTCAGTAATAGTTCAGGGCTCATCTGAAGCACCCTAGCTGAACTCTTCATCCACTGTATCACATCAAGATGGACCATACCTTAAGAATTTGTCGTATAAGATCTTTGTGATATATCATGGCTGGGCTGATAaaaccttgtatctcaaaattTTGAGGGCAGCTCAGAAAAGgcttatttcaaaaatatagcAATGGTGGCAGTctcatattgtctgaaaacagtcTCCTGAACCTGTGAAGAACTCTTTTGAGGCAAAACAAGGTTGCTACCCATGTTATAACTCTAAAATCTAGCTTATTTTCAGCTGCCCCAAAAAATGTTTGCATATTGAGACACAAGATTTTATGAGTCCAGCCATGGCATGTATTAATACAATCCTACAGTATCATGGTGAAACTGTTCGTTCCTAAtggaaaaattatgatttttcaaaCTCAAACTGGAGAGTTGCATTGGCATTAgttctatattttgtttaaaaaaaatagtattaatAGTACTTTTGGTTATTTTTCAGGGTCAGGTACTTTGTTCAAGAATACAGAGAGGATATGGAAGTACTATGATCTAGAAAATATAGATACAGATAGACTTTTAAAACTTATTACAAGGTAAGTGATACATTttctacataattatatacactATATGTTTAATCATAACAAAAAGCAGTCTTAGAGATCCATTTGATAGTGCCATTTAAGCGCCATGTTTTTCAAGTTATCTGTTGGAACAACCATTGTCTCCTTTCTCACAGGTCATGATCATTTGAAAGCATTACAGCTTCTCATGTGAACTATAAAACAgagataaatatttttcagaaagGTCTCACACAAGGTTTGGATATATACAAGTACTTTTTGGAATTACCCGGTATTAAAGGTGCACTAATACCATTGATATTGAGAaggtaatattgataataatggatTCATGcgatgaaattgattttttttatatgtgcaattattatttctaatttatttatcatagtatttagcattattattttttcgttGGTAAAAGGTAAATGAAGCTGAGTGTTTTTCATAGTTTCAGTCTTTTTAGCAAGAGGGAATTGGATTTGAATGATGATTACATTAGTTGGTAGCAAAATGGAAATTGAAGGGATGAAAAACAGCAAATATGTAGGGAGATATGGGGCATGGATCTTGAGATTTGAGGATTTTAGAGAGACAATTTTATAAGGATGAAACGTGGACAGGAATTTATGGGATGGGGGCAAAATCTATGGTTAAGAAAAAATGGCATTGAATGAGGAAAAAACACATTGTATGAGGTGCATAGGTgtatgtctctctctctccttgcTATGCGGTAAATATCAGCAGCAAACCTTATTCCAAACAACAAAAACATCAGACATTGTGCCCTTTTGCAGACACCATattgtgaaataaatatttcatgacCTGTCAGTTGATTCTTCACCTGCTCAAAAATATGTTGGGAGGCATTTGGAAATATTGAGAATTGTAAAGCAATATGGACACTAAAACATACGTGAGCATTGTAGCAGGCAATCCTCTTCATGTTAACATCAAGTACACATGATTAATCTCATTTTCAAGTGTCTCATCTCAAGAGCATTGATACATGATGCTTTCTAGCTTAGATGTAATCTTCTCATGCTGCTGTAGTTTTTATGATTCATAGTCTTCTgtcatgttgccatggtgatgTCACATCCATTGTCCATATAATGTGATGATTTGTGTTGTGAGAGTATTCTGTTCATTGCTCGAGTGCTTCAGCTTTTACAGAGAAATTTCCATCCTTGTTCAGGGAAGAAGAgacaatatcacaattttttttgcagCTTTGAATTTCGTGATTGAtatatcaattcatttttcatttttgtttttcatgaaatataagcAGTTTATGCAAATGtcaaatatattgaaaacaattacaaattaaacaaaaagagaaaataattattGCCCTGGCAATATACAATCAATTTAAGTAAATGTAAGAAATATGGAAAACTGCAAAATCTCAGAGAGCTTTAAAAGTGACTTTCCAATGTGTTGATAAAGATTAAATGACGATAAAGAATTATTCTTAAAACAGTATACTATTTTCAAAAGGTATCAATTCTCATACTTTAgaaataatggtaatgattacatactGTATCCAACTTTGCAAGATCAACATTAtgttctttttctctctctgacATGCTCCTTTTTAACTCTCCCTTTGTCTCCTTTGCCACCtttgtgtgttttttgttttcttgttttattctactatttttctatctattttttCCTTCCATTATTTCTTCCCTCTATATGCTTTTCTGGCTGTCTGCATTGTTCTGTCTCCCCATTAACTTTTTTGCTCCTTCTCTGTCTCTTCCTCTTTTCCTATTgatctctttattttcttttttttcctatcATGCTCCATCTCCTTCACAACCCCCTTTCCTTCCCCCTTTTTCCACATAACTGTATCTCTCCAACCCTTCTCCTTCCTCTCACCCCCCTCTCTCAACTTGGAAAATTGCAGAAGTTGAAAAATACAGCTGCATGTATTGTAACTCTATCTAGCAAGTGCAGCCACATCACCCCTATTTTAAAAACTCTTCACTACGAAATCATGGGGGACAGGCCCTCGCTTAAATGCTTTCGTGCAGGGCCAAATCTGTGGAATTCTCTTCCACAGAGTTTGGAAACCCTGACTTCAGTGGCCACCTTCAGGGGCAACCTTAAATCATCTGTATAAGATTTCTTTATGACAGACATTgacttattatttttattgttgttctgctctgaagcgccttgagcatctaatcgaGATGGAAAATGCGCTATACAAgtcttttgtattattattattaacagaTCATTTGGTAGAGTACTTAAGAAGAATTACATAACTGATCTTCCCAGACGACTCCATACTATATATCTTTCTGAGGGATACAATGCTGTAGCTATTATCACTAATGAAGATGATGTTCATAATGTGCCTTACCTAGACAAGTTCTCCATAAGTCTTCAAACACAAGTGAGTATAAGAGCTCTTTGAAAGGGCTGTCATGCCTGGAGGTATGGCAAGCTGTTCTgtcattacaattttttatttcatttcttgataAAAGAAAGTGACATTTTGTCAACAACGCAAGCCAAtctcttgatatcaagaattagtTATAAATGATAGAATAGCTTACCATACATATTGTCATACACTGATTAATATATCCATGTGACAGTCCCTTAAATTCAATACAATTTAGCATATCATAATATAATCACATTTAAAGTAACATATATAAAGATTAGATGCAGCTGAAAATAGAAAGGATGTATTCTTGGGAAAATATCAATCAGTTTATGTTACTTCTTTCATTGATGCATCAGATCCCTTACTGAGATATGTAAAGTGAAATACATTACACCCTTGATATTTACTGAGAGTGAAGAGCTGGCCATTGGGGTACATAATGTCTACATGAATAATCTTGGGggcttttccatattttttttttttgctgaaatatgCAGATGTGGAGTTACATTCATGCTTTTAATTGACATATTCTTAAGTGTATTTATGTGATTTGAATGAGATTGTAAGAAAAAGTGTGCGCTGTAAGATTGTCATAAAACATTGTGGCTCGTTTAGGCCCTTCACACTCCATTTATATAAGTCATGTGCaaatttacaaacagctttgtgaTCATCACCCTAATGCTGAACCGTTggtataatgtaaaatatttgtACATGTTTGCCCTCAGGGTGAAGGGACCAGTGATATGCTGTGGGATTACTTAAGGAGAGACTTTGGCATGCTGTTCTGGAGGTCAAGAAGTAATAACCAAATCAATCCATGGTGAGTATAATAGAATGGTAGATTGTAAAGTAAAGATGCTCTGCTTTTGGGATATGACAAGCATTGGCTTGGCTGTGTAGATTACAGCTGTTTGGCTGACCCCAGTTCATATATGCAATAGTTAAAATACTACTATGTTACAGTGATATTGCCTTATTCAGATGGGTTAATGAATCAGGGAATTGGAAAATATTCACCAttatatattgataataataagtatATATTGTGGTATTGGTATATGAAACGGgcaataaaatgatgaaaggaAGGAAACAGAGGAAGGTGATTAATTGATGCAATAATTCCaaacttaaaatattttgaagttgtaaTATGTTTCCATTCCTTTTCCACCAAGGTATTTCAAACGATGCGAAGGAAGTTGGAGCAACAGTAAATGGACCGTATTCTGGTATGGCATGGCGGACCCTAAGCTATCTTACGCCCTCGTTGAGAAGGCGGTAACAAGACCAGCATCTTTTGTTGAACCAGAGAGCTATGAGAACGACCTGATGAGGGATATGCCCTGAACATATGTCATGACACAAAAGAGattctatatttttattacaaaaatatgtaaaattataaaaacaatcAGATTGAGCTCCTTGGTAGTATCTTTCATTGGAAAATCTGATGAATAATGCACCAGAACAGAAACATTTTCAGACATTGTTCATgagaaaatacatatttttatggGATGTTAACGAGGAAACAAATATGTCATCACTTTTCTTGTTT carries:
- the LOC121423918 gene encoding N-acetylglutamate synthase, mitochondrial-like, with the translated sequence MSRQSIISRNFSGLTKCNPPPSTLLSGELTSSIIKHAQNISASLYLSCANRTRTFSLLARNSRVSDHCGCEETGLDGFKVAKAHPNQKGFMLQYQRWKSDFFKITMPNDWNSMYSPNLTQDLRRFLEEVGTDPKEARYWLKQFQRLGGSHSKPFAVVQVHQEIFQKPDLLEALSSNLAFLHRNDMKLLVVHGASLPDGTNLSDQELQASRSRVTTDTMTMVNFLQASGAPAHPLFSGSNVLQAEPVEEGASKGRVIHVNTEPLEWCIGSGHIPVVSSIGETSSSQLVSIDASHATAEIAKAVQPIKVLLLNRKGGLLDGKGEVIPQVHVPADVESLVDEPWCTDTCQHRIHDISTMLQALPSMSSVVITSPESILAELFTHHGSGTLFKNTERIWKYYDLENIDTDRLLKLITRSFGRVLKKNYITDLPRRLHTIYLSEGYNAVAIITNEDDVHNVPYLDKFSISLQTQGEGTSDMLWDYLRRDFGMLFWRSRSNNQINPWYFKRCEGSWSNSKWTVFWYGMADPKLSYALVEKAVTRPASFVEPESYENDLMRDMP